DNA from Fusobacterium perfoetens:
ACTCTCTTGTCAACATCTCTTCTAACATTTTTTACCCCCTACATTTTTTTTATTTTGATTTGTGACAATAAATTTTTCATACTTTCATAAGTTGTTAGCCCTTCAGAGAAAGCTGTTGAACTTCCTGAGGCTATTCCATATTTATAAGCTGTTTCTATTGGTTCATTTTTTTCTAGCCCGTATAAAAATCCTGCTACCATAGAATCTCCAGCTCCAACAGAGCTAATTAATTGACCTTTTGGTACATTTCCTCTATAAACTTTATCCTTCGTAATTAGGATAGAACCATCTTTACCTAAAGAAATCAAAACGTTTTCGCTACCCATATCTCTTAGCTTTTGTCCAGCTTTTATTATTTCTTCGTCTGTTTTATAAATTTCCCCAAAGAATTCTTGGATTTCGTCCTTATTAGGTTTTACTAAGAATATCCCTTCTTTTAAAACCTTTTTTAAAGTTTCCCCCCTCGTATCGACTATAACTTTTATATCTTTAGGTAAAGATTTTATAATTTGTACATAGATATCTTCATTAAGAGATTTTGGAACACTACCTGATAAAACAATCATATCTCCCTCTTTAATATCTTTCAAATTATCAAAAAATCTATCAAATTCAATCTTTGATATATCTGGTGATTTTCCAGCTACTTCTGTTTCACTGTTTTCAGTTTTCATCTTTATATTTATTCTTGTAGGTTCTTTAATCTCAACAAATTTTTCTTTAACTCCATTTGTTACAAGATCTTTTTTTATATACTCTCCAGTAAATCCTCCTACAAATCCTAGACAAACACTTTCAACTGAAAAGTTTTTTAAAACTTTTGATACGTTTATCCCCTTCCCACCAGGAAGTGTATAAGCTGTTTTTACTTGATTTAACCTTTCCTCTTGAAAATTATCAAGTCCAATGTAATAATCCACAGCTGGATTTAATGTTACAGTGTAAATCATCTTTTTCCTCCTAACTCTTTTGGTATATCTACATCAGAAATCAATGTTCCCTCTTCTAAATTTGCAAACTTTATAAAACTTTTTACAAAAAACTTTGTATGATCACATAGGAATAAAACTTTTTTTCCTCTTTTTAAAGCTTCTGATTTTACCAAGGCTTCTTCTGAATCTGGAGTAAAATATCCATCTTCATTTGCTCCATTTGCTCCAAGAAAAACTAAATCAAAATTAAAATTCTTAAGTCCAAACATTGCTATTCCGCCTACCATAGCTCCTGTTTTTTCCTTTAGTTTTCCACCTAAAAGATATACTTCAGCATTTTTTAATTTTAGTAACTCGTTTATATTATGAAAACTATTAGTTATAATTTTCAGTTCTTTATAGCTTGAAAGATATTTTATCAAAGCTCCTGTTGTACTTCCAGCATCTAAATATATAGTTTGTCCATCTTCTATATATTCCAAGGCTTTTTTAGCTACAATCTCTTTTTCTTCAAGGTTTATCAATTTTTTATAGCCGATATCCTCTTCTTTTGTTTCTACTAATACAGCTCCACCGTGAACTCTTTTTATTTTTTTCTTTTCTTCTAAAAAGTTAAGATCTCTTCTAGCAGTGGCTTCTGAAATTTTTAATTCTTCAACAATTTCATTAAGTTTTATATTCTTTTTTTGCTTTATTAGTTCTAAAATAAGATTATATCTTTCTACGCTTAACATCTTTATCACCTCATCTGTATAATAACACATCTTTTTCAAAAAATCAATCTTTTTCTTTCAAAAACTTTCAAATTCATTCTTATTTTTTATATATTCTCTTATTTTCTTTCAATTTCTTTCAAAAAAATTTTTATAAAAAAACCTAAAGTGTCTATCAAACACCTTAGGTTATGTTTCTAAATTATTTTATTTTTAACAAAAACTAAAATCTTATATTTTTAGCAATTGTTCCGTAAGCTATATCTTTAGCTGGTGTTATTGTTGTAACTGAATCTACATTTACTAACATATAAGTATCTGGTCTTGTTTCTACTAATAGGAAATTATCTTTTTTTTCTACTATTTTTATTCCATAGTATTTTTTTGAACCTGTCACTATATCATACTTTTCCGAATTTAATTTTTTTAATAATTCCATCATAAAACATCACTCCTTTTAGTCCATAACTACTTGATATTGTTTTATAAGAGATTCAACCTCTTCTTTATTTATCTTTTTAACTGCCATAGGTTTTTCATTAAGGAAAATTTCTATATCTTCCTCTCCTTTTAATTTGCAATATCTTGAAAATAGATTTTTTGCAAACTCAGTTTCTTCATCATTTAGATCTCCATAACCTATAATATATGGACCTCCAACTCCTTTTCCTCTGATGAAAAATTTTCCAAACCCTTTATATCCAACCATTATATCGTTGTCTTCTTTGGCTCTTCCTACAAAAAGATATTTTTTCTCTCCAAATCTAAAGAATCTTCCTCTTTTTAAAAGATAGAAAATCTCTTTGTTTTCCTCTTCTAAAAGTCCATCTTCTTCGATCATTCTAAGTCTTTTTGAATATCCAGGATCTGTTAAAAGACAACCTCCACCAGGCATAGGATAATCTTTTACACCTAACTCTTCAGCAAGTTTCATTTGAGGTTTTCTACTTCTTCCCTCAATATCAAGTAAAAGTTCTCTTTTTATAAGTCCATCTCTCTCTGGTTTACTGATTGGTAATCTTTTTGCAGAAAGTGGTCTAACTATTAAGTCTGACAGATTTGATAAAGCTTTTACTTTTTCTAGTGCTTGAGAGTTTTGTGACATAGGTCTTTGCCCTAAAACTTCACCAGATATAATAAAGTCTGCATCATATTTTTCTAATAAATCTCCTGCTACTTTAAACATCAATGCATGACAATCAATGCACGGATTCATATTTTTTCCTCTTCCATAAACAGGATTTTTCATTATTTCCATATGCTCTTTACTAAAATTTACATATTCTAACTTTACTCCAAGTTGTTTTGCCATTGCCTCAGCTTTTTCATTTTTTCCACCAAAGAAATGCGAAACAAAGTTAAGTGCTATTACTTCAATTCCTTGATTAGCTACAACTTTTATTGCTAAAGCACTATCAAGACCACCAGAGAATAAAGCCAATGCTCTAATTTTTTTATTTTCCACTATTATACTCCAACCCCTCTAAAAAATCCTTCTCTTCTTTTTTGTCCATCAAATAAAACACTTTGATTTTTTGGAACAGATACATAAACTGTTTTACTTATCTCTGTGAAACTAGCTTCTTTTACACTCATAGCTCCACTTAAAAAGTCCATAACTCTTTGAGCTGTTTCTGTATCTAACTCTTCTATATTTAGAGTAACTATTTTATTATTTCTTACATATTCAGCAATTTTTTTACTATCTTCAAATTTTTTAACTCTAACAACTATATTTTGATATCCTGAAATATCAAGATCATCTATTTCGTTTCTTCCTAAAGTTATTTTTTCTACTCTAACAT
Protein-coding regions in this window:
- the pfkB gene encoding 1-phosphofructokinase, coding for MIYTVTLNPAVDYYIGLDNFQEERLNQVKTAYTLPGGKGINVSKVLKNFSVESVCLGFVGGFTGEYIKKDLVTNGVKEKFVEIKEPTRINIKMKTENSETEVAGKSPDISKIEFDRFFDNLKDIKEGDMIVLSGSVPKSLNEDIYVQIIKSLPKDIKVIVDTRGETLKKVLKEGIFLVKPNKDEIQEFFGEIYKTDEEIIKAGQKLRDMGSENVLISLGKDGSILITKDKVYRGNVPKGQLISSVGAGDSMVAGFLYGLEKNEPIETAYKYGIASGSSTAFSEGLTTYESMKNLLSQIKIKKM
- a CDS encoding DeoR/GlpR family DNA-binding transcription regulator, which encodes MLSVERYNLILELIKQKKNIKLNEIVEELKISEATARRDLNFLEEKKKIKRVHGGAVLVETKEEDIGYKKLINLEEKEIVAKKALEYIEDGQTIYLDAGSTTGALIKYLSSYKELKIITNSFHNINELLKLKNAEVYLLGGKLKEKTGAMVGGIAMFGLKNFNFDLVFLGANGANEDGYFTPDSEEALVKSEALKRGKKVLFLCDHTKFFVKSFIKFANLEEGTLISDVDIPKELGGKR
- a CDS encoding 7-cyano-7-deazaguanine synthase, whose amino-acid sequence is MENKKIRALALFSGGLDSALAIKVVANQGIEVIALNFVSHFFGGKNEKAEAMAKQLGVKLEYVNFSKEHMEIMKNPVYGRGKNMNPCIDCHALMFKVAGDLLEKYDADFIISGEVLGQRPMSQNSQALEKVKALSNLSDLIVRPLSAKRLPISKPERDGLIKRELLLDIEGRSRKPQMKLAEELGVKDYPMPGGGCLLTDPGYSKRLRMIEEDGLLEEENKEIFYLLKRGRFFRFGEKKYLFVGRAKEDNDIMVGYKGFGKFFIRGKGVGGPYIIGYGDLNDEETEFAKNLFSRYCKLKGEEDIEIFLNEKPMAVKKINKEEVESLIKQYQVVMD
- a CDS encoding cell division protein SepF; protein product: MENKKNGFLNTFLFGFNFGEDETNEKEQEQGLELNNFKNSDDEVEITTKEAVSVEEEKKVEPTSYEETYKTLLKEEEEEKHQEVEQTPNKDVRVEKITLGRNEIDDLDISGYQNIVVRVKKFEDSKKIAEYVRNNKIVTLNIEELDTETAQRVMDFLSGAMSVKEASFTEISKTVYVSVPKNQSVLFDGQKRREGFFRGVGV